The DNA region CAATGATCATCACTAGCGTAAATAATATAGTCCGACTATTATCTTCTTTTTTCGCTTCTTTTTTAATTTGACTTGTGGGAGTTTTGTAAAAACTAATCCAATACAGACTTAAATAAATGAAGCAAAATATATCCCAACTAAATAAAATATGCTGCATTTCCGAAAATGCAGGAATTGGTATAAACATGCCGATGGCTCCTATTAATAAACATAGTAACAATTTAGTGTATGAGTGCGTTCCATTATGCCAAAAATACTTTTTCAAATCGTAATTTTTTTAAATATAAACAAAAAATAAAGGTTCGACTTTTTCAAGTGAACCTTTATTAAAATATTAAATATAGAAATCTATCCGTTGATTGCTTGATCCAAATCTTTGATCAAATCTTCCGCATCCTCAATACCGATACTTAATCTAATCAATCCATCGTTCAAGCCATTTTTGATACGTTCTTCTCTTGGAATAGAGGCATGCGTCATTGTCGCAGGATGATTCATCAAGGATTCCACACCACCCAAACTTTCCGCTAGTGTGATTAATTTAGTTGAACTAAGCACTCGTTTTACCTCTTCCCAACTATCATTTTTCAATTCAAAACTTACCATGCCACCAAATCCACGCATTTGTTTTTTAGCAATTTCATATCCGCTATGGTCTTCAAAGCCACACCAATGCACTTTGGAAACTTTGGGATGTTGGCGTAAGAAATGCGCAATTTTTTCCCCATTTTCACAATGTCTTTGCATGCGTAAATGCAAAGTTTTGATACCACGTAAAACTAAAAAACAATCTTGAGGACCTGGAACACCGCCGCTAGCATTTTGATAAAATTGAATTTTATCATTCAATTCCTTATCGTTGACAACTACAGCACCCAATACTACATCACTGTGGCCGCCCAAATATTTTGTCGCAGAATGTACAACGATATCAGCTCCTAGCTTGAGTGGATTTTGTAAATAAGGTGATGCAAATGTATTATCTACACAAAGTAGAATATTGTGTTTGTTGGCAATAGCCGCCACTTTTTCAATATCCGTAATATTCAAAAGAGGATTTGTTGGCGTTTCAGACCAAATCAATTTTGTTTTGTCCGTAATTGCATTTTCAATATTTTCCAAATTTTGGAAATCTACAAAATGAAATACTATACCATATTTCGCAAAAACTTTAGTGAAAAGTCTATAAGTGCCCCCATACATATCATTGGCTGCAATGACTTCATCTCCTGGAGAAAGCAATCTAATAATTGCATCCTCCGCAGCCAAACCGCTTGCAAATGCTAATCCATAGTTGCCATATTCTATCTCTGCCAATGCCTTTTCTAGTGCGGCACGTGTAGGATTTCCCGATCTTGAATATTCATATCCTTTATTCACACCTGGCGCAGGTTGCGCGTAAGTGGATGTTTGATAGATCGGCGTCATAATCGCGCCAGTCGCTGGATCGGGCTCAGTGCCTGCATGTATATAAAGTGTACCTATTCCGTGTGTATTCTCTGACATATTCTACAATTTGAAGTGCCAAAAGTAACGAATGTAAAAAGAATATCCTATTGAATTTGTAGAATTAAGAATATTTAAACTTAAATGAAAAAGGAACTATTTAAAATTTTCCAATCCAAATTATTCGTACTATGTGCATCTGCGGATGGTAAATGCGTTTGTAAAATTTTGGGTTGAAATATTTTTTCTTGTACTAATTTTTCTTTTGCTGCGAATAGTAATCCTTGCATCGGATCAGATTGTATCCATTGCTTTTGTGGAGGTTCGTAACCGATTTTGCCCTTTTGCCATACTATATTTTCGGGTAAAATATTATCGACTGATTTTCTTAAAATACTTTTTGTAAATCCATTTTGAAATTTAAGATGGGAGGGAAGGGTAAATAAAAATTCCACCAATTCGTGTTGCAAATAAGGTAATCTTACTTCTCGTGACCATGCCATGGAATTTCGATCGGCATAACGTAAAAGCTCTTCCAATCCCATCCTAGCAATATTATAGTACATTAAATCTTCTGGACGAAAAATGTTGGGCTTTTCTAGTATATCCGTACTTTGGTAATGTGCTATGAATTCCTGATTAAATGGAAGCGAATTTTGAGATTTTATAGTACGATTTGTCAATTTTTTTGCGACTAAATTGGGGAATTGTGCTGCTGCATAGTTGCTCCATGTCCATTGGAATGAAGCATAATTATCTACAAATAAAGGCTTTTCTTTTTTGAATAGTTTTTTATCTGTTCTAAATAGATATTGTAAAAACCATTGAATATATTTCGAATAACCACCCAAAATTTCATCGGCACCTTGACCATCTAATAGTACGGTTACTTGCTCTTGCTGCGCTCTTTGATACACTTTGTATTGCGTGAATATGCTTGCACTTTGAAAAGGTTCTTCTTGATGATAGCAAAGATGTTGCAGTTCACTATATATGTCTGGAGCAGTTGGTGTGACTGTATAGTTACTTAATTGCAAATGATTGGAGATCTCTTTGCTTTTTTTTGATTCATCATTTGAAAATCCTGGAAATATTGCGGTAAATGTTTTGAAATCTTTTGCTCCATTTTTTTGCATTAAACTGACAATACTTGCACTATCAATGCCGCCACTCAGGCTAGCACCGAGAGTAACATCACTACGTAATCTTTTTTCGACTGAATTATTTAAAAGTAATTGAAACTTTTCGATGGCGTCTTTTTCGGAAATTTCCAAATCAGGGGCTTCGTATTTCAAACGATACCAATTACGCATTTGCACACGACCTTCTTTAGGAAAAATTTTCAAATAATGTCCTGGAGGCAAACTCAAAATATTGGAATAAAAAGTCGCCATTTTTTTGTGCGGGTTTTGTACGTATCCTAGCGAAAGATAATTTAGCATCATCGTTCCATCTAAGCTTTTGGGAACTTCGGCAGCCCAAAGCGCTTTCATTTCTGATGCGAATAGAAATTTTTCGAATCTGCCACGTTCTTTATAGTCTGCATAGTAATACAGTGGTTTTTCTCCAAATCGATCTCTTGCAACTATAATATTTTCTTCATTTGCATCGTACAATGCCAATGCAAACATTCCATCTAAATGATCTAGAAATTTAATCTTCCAATAGTCGTAAGCTGCTGGTATGACTTCCGTATCCGAGCTTGTTTGGAAGTGATAACCAACCTTTCCAAGTTCAATTTTGAGTTCCTTATAGTTATAAATTTCCCCATTAAAGACTAGTGTATAATGCAAATATTGAAATGGCTGGTTTCCTTGACTATTTTTTTCAATGATGGCCAATCTTCGATGAGCGAATCCGATTTGATGCGTATCATTGAGATAAAATCCTTCGCTTTCAGGACCTCTATGTATTAAAGAATTTGCCATGTCGTGTAGTCTAGACTCGACTACAAGTTGTGGATAAGGAGATATGATTCCGGCAATGCCACACATGGAACAAATAAATTTTAAGATGAAATATTTTTATCCAAATACTCCTGAACAAATTGTTTTAACTCAGGAAAAAATATTTGAAATTGTTGCTGTAAATATGCGTAATTATTTTCAAATAGGGGAAAAACGTCCAACTCATTGGGCAAATATTGCGCTCTATGAACCAGACCTTCAAAACTTTCTTCTATTTGTTGCGGATATCTGTAATTGAATAACCAATCTTCTGCTTCCATGTAATGAAACATTTTTTGGAATGGAATAGGCAAATCTTTTACATCATTACCAATTGAATAGTACCAACCATGTATATGAGTTTTCCATTCACTCGGACTATATATTCCTGGTTGAATCGCCAAAAAATGGTCATATGCGATATCCAAAAATGCGCTAGCGTAGAGCCGCACTTTTGGTTGGAAAATTTTTTTTGTGGCTATATTAATTGGATGTGTGTCAGTGAAATTATCAATCTGGCGGTGTAAAAGAATCCCCTTTTGTATTTCAATAGGGTATTTCAGATATTGTTTTCCTCTTACGAAATCTCCAATCATATTTCCAA from Rhizosphaericola mali includes:
- a CDS encoding cystathionine gamma-synthase; its protein translation is MSENTHGIGTLYIHAGTEPDPATGAIMTPIYQTSTYAQPAPGVNKGYEYSRSGNPTRAALEKALAEIEYGNYGLAFASGLAAEDAIIRLLSPGDEVIAANDMYGGTYRLFTKVFAKYGIVFHFVDFQNLENIENAITDKTKLIWSETPTNPLLNITDIEKVAAIANKHNILLCVDNTFASPYLQNPLKLGADIVVHSATKYLGGHSDVVLGAVVVNDKELNDKIQFYQNASGGVPGPQDCFLVLRGIKTLHLRMQRHCENGEKIAHFLRQHPKVSKVHWCGFEDHSGYEIAKKQMRGFGGMVSFELKNDSWEEVKRVLSSTKLITLAESLGGVESLMNHPATMTHASIPREERIKNGLNDGLIRLSIGIEDAEDLIKDLDQAING
- a CDS encoding acyl carrier protein phosphodiesterase, with the translated sequence MNLLAHAYLSFDHTEILIGNMIGDFVRGKQYLKYPIEIQKGILLHRQIDNFTDTHPINIATKKIFQPKVRLYASAFLDIAYDHFLAIQPGIYSPSEWKTHIHGWYYSIGNDVKDLPIPFQKMFHYMEAEDWLFNYRYPQQIEESFEGLVHRAQYLPNELDVFPLFENNYAYLQQQFQIFFPELKQFVQEYLDKNISS
- the asnB gene encoding asparagine synthase (glutamine-hydrolyzing); its protein translation is MCGIAGIISPYPQLVVESRLHDMANSLIHRGPESEGFYLNDTHQIGFAHRRLAIIEKNSQGNQPFQYLHYTLVFNGEIYNYKELKIELGKVGYHFQTSSDTEVIPAAYDYWKIKFLDHLDGMFALALYDANEENIIVARDRFGEKPLYYYADYKERGRFEKFLFASEMKALWAAEVPKSLDGTMMLNYLSLGYVQNPHKKMATFYSNILSLPPGHYLKIFPKEGRVQMRNWYRLKYEAPDLEISEKDAIEKFQLLLNNSVEKRLRSDVTLGASLSGGIDSASIVSLMQKNGAKDFKTFTAIFPGFSNDESKKSKEISNHLQLSNYTVTPTAPDIYSELQHLCYHQEEPFQSASIFTQYKVYQRAQQEQVTVLLDGQGADEILGGYSKYIQWFLQYLFRTDKKLFKKEKPLFVDNYASFQWTWSNYAAAQFPNLVAKKLTNRTIKSQNSLPFNQEFIAHYQSTDILEKPNIFRPEDLMYYNIARMGLEELLRYADRNSMAWSREVRLPYLQHELVEFLFTLPSHLKFQNGFTKSILRKSVDNILPENIVWQKGKIGYEPPQKQWIQSDPMQGLLFAAKEKLVQEKIFQPKILQTHLPSADAHSTNNLDWKILNSSFFI